The nucleotide sequence TGCGCGTGGTGCCGAGCACCTCGCGGATGCGTGACGCGGTGAGGGGACCTTCCGCGCGGACGGCGTCGGCGATCGCACGCCGAGCGCGCTCGTACACTTCGTGGGCGAACACGATATCGGTCGCCACCACGACGATCTCGCCCGAGTCCGCGAGCGCCGCCACCAGCGGTGCGCCGTGGGTCGCCACGAGCTCCTTCATCGGCGGCGGCGCGAGGCCGCCGGCCTCGAGCGCGTGGATCAGCCGGTCGCGTGCCGCCTGGTGCTCGGGAGAGAGCGTCACCCGATGGGTCGCGAGCCGGATGAGCGGGCCCTCGGAGGACACGTGATCCGGGAGCGCGTCGAGGAGAGCGGCGAACACCTTCGGGTCGATCGAACCCGCTGCAGCCCGGGCCTCTTCGCGGGGCATACCCCGAGCGAGCGGGTTGACTATATGGAACGCGCGTAACGTGGCCAGCAGCGACTCCGTCGAGCGTGCGAGCCACGCGGGCGAGACGGCATAGCCGCGGAGCGGACCGTACGGCCCGCCGGCGCCCGCGATCCAGCGCAGGTCCGCTGCGGCCACGACGCCGCGCTCCTCGATCACGGAGGCCGCGAAGCCTTCGCGTCCCGCGTCGCGACGTGCGCTCAGATCGGTGATCCTTTGGCTCCTCTCGGCGGCGCCGAGCGGCCGGCGTGCCGGATGCGGGTCGAGGATCTCCCCCCCGGCGACCGTTTCGCTGCGTCCGCTGTCCCGGAGAACGAAGCGGTCGAAGGCGTCCGCGATGATCTCCTCTCCGAGCGTCAGTCGAGCGAACGCACCCTCTCCTCCCTCCGTTGGCTGCGCTTCGATCCAGCGCAGCCGCGCGTCAACCTCGGCGGAGCCGACGTGCAGCTTGAACGCGCCGCGCGCGCCGACGGCGCGACCCAGCCCACGAACGGGGCGCATCCATACGTCGAGCAGCGTGGTCGGCCTCCATCGACCGGGGTGCACGGCGGCGTCGCCGCGACGGATCTCGCTCCGGTCGAGGCCGGCGACGTTCAGCGCGACCCGGCTTCCCGGCTCGGCCTCATCCCGGTCGCGCTTGTGCGTCTGGATCGATCGGATGCGGCCGGTTCCGTCGCCCGGCAGGATCGCGATCTCGTCGCCCACTCGCAGGCGGCCGCCGGTCAGCGTTCCGGTCACCACGGTTCCGGCGCCCTTGACCGAGAACGACCGGTCGACGAACAGCCTCGGCCGGCCGAGATCGGGGCTCGGCGATGTCCGGTCGAGCATCCGCTCGATCGCCGCAACGAGTTCGTCGAGCCCGTCTCCCGTCGCGGCCGATACGGGGACGACCTCCGCGCCCTCGAGCGCGGTCCCCTCGAGCCGTCCCGCGATCGCGGAGGCGGTCGCATCGAGCTGGTCGCGGCCGACCAAGTCGCTCTTGGTGAGCGCGACCACGCCGCCGCGCGCGCCGAGGAGATCGAGGATGGCGAGGTGCTCCTCGGACTGCGGCTTCCAGCCTTCGTTCGCGGCGACCACGAAGATCGTCGCGTCGATCGAGCCGGCGCCTGCGAGCATGTTGGACACGAACCGCTCGTGGCCCGGGACGTCGACGATCCCTACCTCGCGACCGCTCGGAAGTGTGAGCCACGCGAAGCCGAGGTCGATCGTGAGGCCGCGAGCCTTCTCCTCGGCGAGCCGGTCGGGATCGATGCCGGTGAGGCGCTCGATCAGCGTGCTCTTGCCGTGATCGACGTGCCCGGCGGTTCCCAGGACGTGCATCAGCGCGGTACGCGCGTGCGCTTGAACTCGTTCAGATCGGTGCGGTGGATGTTCTCCAGGAGCTCGTCGATGTCCTCGGGCCTCGCCGGGCGCATGAGCCGGACGAAGACCGCGTCGTCGCCTTGGATAACGGTCGGCACGCCGAAGACGGCCCAGCGGTCGACCGCCTCCGCGTGCTCGGCGGCGAGCGTGTGGATCGGGCGGTCGGAGGCCACCTCTTTCGCGACCGCATCCGGATCGAGCCCTGCCGCCGACGCCGCACTGCGGAGCTCCTCTTCGATGAGCCGCTTGCCGTGAACGTGGCGGATGTCGAAAACGCGGAGATGGAACTCGCCGAACCGCTCGGGGAAGGAGTCGCGAACCGCGAGCCCCCACTCGAGCGCTCGGACCCCGGTGCCGCGTCCGTCGGGCGGCCGCTCCCACACCGGGGCATCACCTTCGGGGACGTGCACCTGATCGAGGGAGAACGGCAGGAATCGCGCGGCCCAGTCGTGGCCGTCGCGCAGCCCGGCCACCAATCCCATGTGCATGTGCCGGGCGAACGGGCATCGGTAATCGAAGGTGATCGCGAAGTCTCGAGGCATGGGAGTAACCCTAAACGGTTCCGCTGGGGCGTGGCCGGGCGCTCAACGCCGCCTGGAGCGCCGCTGCGAGGTCCTCGTCGTCCGCCGGGTCGACGGTACGAAGGTCGAGCACGAATCGTCCGTTCTCGAGCCGGCCTATCACCGGCGGGTCGTTGGCCCGAAGGACGCCGGCGAGGACGCTCGGGCGAGGGTGGTTCGCGACGACCAGGATGGTCGGCAGCGTCCGGCCGGGCAGCGAGCCCCCGCCGGTGACGCTCTCGCCGGGCTCGGCGGCCGCTTCGCCGGGACCCATGCCGGCGACGAGGCGCTCGGCACGGGCACGGATCACTTCGACGGGGTCCGCGATCGCGCGAACGGCCGGGACATCGTTGGCTTCGCCGCGCGCGTGGGACAGCGCGGTCGCTTCCATCGCTGCGAGCGTGAGCTTGTCTGCCCGAACGGCGCGAGCGATCGGGCTGCGGCGGCAGGCGTCGATGAGCACGCGTCGCCCGACGAGCACGCCCGCCTGCGGCCCGCCGAGGAGCTTGTCGCCCGAGAAGCACACCAGGTCGCAGCCGGCCGCGATCGCGCTCGACGCGTCGGGCTCGCCGCCAAGCCGTTCGTCCGCCTCCAAGAGCCCGCTCCCGATGTCGTAAAGGAGCGACACGCCGGCCTCGTGCGTGATCGCCAGGAGATCCGCGAGCGACGGCTCCTTGGTGAATCCCACGACCTGATAGTTCGAGGGATGGACCTTGAGCACCAAAGCCGTCTTGTCGCCGATCGCACGGCGGTAGTCCTTCGCGTGGGTGCGGTTGGTCGTGCCAACCTCGCGGAGCAGCGCGCCCGAGGCCTCCATCACGTCGGGGAGCCGGAACTCGCCGCCGATCTCGATGAGCTCGCCGCGCGAGACGATCACCTCTCTTCCGCGCGCCAATGCCGAGAGCGCGAGCAGCAGCGCGCCGGCGTTGTTGTTCACCACGAGCGCGGCCTCTGCGCCGGTCATCGCCGCGAGCAAGGTGGCCGCGACCGGCGCACGGGAGCCGCGCTCCCCGGTGCCCAGGTCGTACTCGAGGTTCATGTACCCGGCGGCCTCCTGCGTCGCTTGCGATGCGTCGGTCGAAAGAGGTGCGCGTCCGAGGTTGGTGTGCAGCACGACGCCGGTCGCGTTGATAACGCGGCGGAGCCGCTGCCGGTCGAGCTCGGCCGCGCGCTCGGCGACCCGTTCGGCGATCGCGCGGGCGTCGCCCGGCTCCTGCCCTCGGCGAGCCAGCCCGCGGGCGCGCTCGATCTCGTCGGCCACGAAGCGGCGTGCGAGGGCAGGGCCCCAGTCTGTGGCTGCTTTTTGGGCGTCGGGTTCGCGCAGGACGGCGTCGACCTGTGGGATCTTGCGGAGCAGCTCGACCTCGGTCACGACAGCGGCATCGTAGCGGGCTGCTAGTTTGGGGCCCAAGGAGGCTCCTATGACGTTGGAACTAGAGCACGACCAGTACGTGATCCGTCGCAAGTTCCTGAGGCTATTCGGCAACGAGTTCCGTGTGTTCGACCCGGCGGGACAACAAGTCCTGTTCTCCAAACAGAAGGCCTTCAGGATCCGCGAGGACATCCGGGTGTGGAGCGGCGACGACATGCAGATGGAGCTCCTGCACATCGGGGCGCGGCACATCGTCGACTTCTCCGCGGCGTACGACGTTGTCGACTCCACGTCCGGAACCAAGGTCGGCGCGCTCAAGCGCAAGGGCTTGAAGTCGATCGTGCGCGACGAGTGGATCCTGATGGACGCGAACGACCAGGAGATCGGCCTCTTCCAGGAAGACTCCGTCGGCATGGCAATCCTCCGCCGTTTCATCAACTTCATCCCGCAGAAGTTCCACATGGACGTCGGCCAGTCGCACGTGGCGAACATGCGACAGAACTGGAACCCGTTCGTGCTGAAGATGACGATCGACTTCACGCCCGACACGCAGAAGCTGCTCGACCGGCGCCTCGGGCTCGCGGTCTCGATCCTTCACAGCGCGATCGAAGGGAAGCAGCAGTAGCGATCGAGCAGTTCGGATCGACCGGATCAGACAGAGCTTTGGGCGGGAAAACTGGAGCATCGTGCGTGCTATCCTCGAAGCGCGATGACCGAAGTTGCTTGGACCGCCATCGGCCTCCTTGCTGCGACCCTGTTCGGCTCCTTCTTCTACCTAGGAGCTCGGATCGACAATCTCGGCAATCGTTTGGACTCGCGGATCGACAGCTTCGGGGCCAAGTTGGAATCACGGATCGATGGTCTCAGCGCTCGCATCGACGGTCTCGACTCGCGCATCGACGGTCTCGGCGCTCGCCTGGACGCCCGGCTCGATGGATTGGAGAGTCGGATGGACGCCATGAACGCCCGGCTCGACGTTCATGTCGAGCGCCACGCCCGGTAGCGTCGCTCAAAGCCCCAGCGTCCTCGCGATGATCATGCGCTGGATCTCGCTCGCGCCTTCGACGATCCGCATCATGCGCACGAAGCGGAAGATGCGTTCCACGGGACCCTCGGTGAGCACGCCCATGCCGCCGAACACCTGGATCGCGCGGTCGGAGACGCGGCTCGCCATCTCCGTGTTGTAGAGCTTCACGATCGACGATTCCTTGATCGGCTGCTCGCCCTGATCCACCAGCCACGCGAGGTGGTAGGTCATCCAGCGTGCTGCTTCGATCTCTACGACCGAATCGGCCAGCATCCACTGGATCCCTTGGTACTTGCCGATCGGCTTGCCGAACGTCTTGCGTTCCTTCGCGTAGTCGGCGGCGACGCGCACGCAGTAGTCGGACAGCCCGAGGCACATCGCGCCGATGTACGCGCGGCCGGCGTTGAGGAAGCCCATCGCGGCCTGGAAGCCGAAGCCCTCCTCGCCGACGATGTTGGTGGCCGGCACCCGGCAGTCCTCGAAGATCAGCTCGACCTGATTCGTGTCGCCGGCGATCGTCTTCTGGCGCTTGCCGACGTTGTAGCCCGGCGTGTTGCGGTCGACGATCAGCGCGGTGATCCCACCGGCGGCTTTCTTCTCGGGATCGGTGACGGCGAACACGACCGCGAAGTCGGCGTCGGCGCCGTTGGTGATGAAGTGTTTCGTGCCGTTCAGAACGAAGTGATCGCCGTCGCGGACCGCCCGCGTGCGGATCGCCTGGGCGTCGGAGCCGGCGTCGGGCTCGGTCAGCGCGAAACACATCGTCTTCTCGGCTTTCACCAGCGGGACCAGATACTTCTTCTGGAGCTCGGGGGGCGTGTTGAGGAGCAGCGGTGTCGGCGCCTCTGGATTCGGAGGGCCGAGGACCCCGATCGCCATCCGGTACCCGCTCTGGGCCGCGGCCTCGATGAGCAGCGTCATGCCGAGCACCGACAAGCCCCAGCCGCCGACCTCTTCGGGTAGGTGCGCGCCGTAGTAGCCGATCTCGGCGGACTTGCGGCGCAGGCCCCGGGCGGCGTCCCGCATCTCCTGCGTCCACTCGTCTTCCTGGATCTGTTGCCGGAACTGATCCTCGACGGGCCGGACCTCGCGCTCGAGGAACGCCTTGAACGACGAACGGACCTCTGCCAACTCGGGGGGGACGCTGAAATCCATCGGGCCTCCTGGCGATCGCGTGCAGGGATCGTACCGGCCGGGATGGAACCCCCCAAGCTCGCAAAGCGTTCTTATCGCGAGCCATGATGCAGATCACGGTGGAACAGACGGAACCCCTGGTCGGGGGGCGACTCGCGGTGCTGTACGCGGAGCATGCTCCCGAGGCCGTGCGGCTGGCCTACCTGCTGACCGGGAACCGTCCCCAGGCCGAGGACCTCGTTCAGGACGCGTTCGTGCGGCTGGCAGGGCGCTTCCTCGACCTGCGTGATCCGCAGGGTTTCGGCCACTACCTTCGGCGAACGATCGTGAACCTCACCAACTCCTGGTGGCGGCGCAAGAAGGTCGAGCGCGCGTACCTCGAGCGCGAGATGCAGCACCCCGTGGCGGCGGATGCATCGGGACACGATCCCGTCGAGCGAGAGGCGTTGTGGCAGTCCCTCCAGCGTCTGAACGCGCGACAGCGAACGGCGATCGTTCTGCGCTTCTATCAGGATCTTTCCGAGGAGCAGACCGCCGAGGCGATGGGTGTGCCTCGAGGGACCGTGAAGTCGCTGGTTTCTCGCGGCCTCGAAGCGATGCGCGGACAGATCAGAGGTGAGTGACGTGGAAACCGAGATCCGGCAACTACTCCGCGACAAGGCTGCAGACGTCGGCCTCGATCACGTGCTGCCGCGTTCCACGCTTGACCGTGCCCGCCGGCGTCGCGTGATGATCGGCGCTGGTTCGGCCGGCGCACTGGCCGCGGTTGTCGTCGGCGCTGTGATCACGGTCGGGACGCTGACGGGGACCCGCGCAATCGAATACACGGGTCCGACCATCGAGCCCAGGACGAAGACTTCGGTGACGATCGGAGGTATGCCCTCCGAAATCGTTTCCGGTTTCGGAAGCATCTGGGTGGATGCGCACGACCAGATCGTCCGGATCGACCCGCGTAGCGCAAAGATCGTGGCCAGGATCGAGATGGTCGGGGACGCGAGGCGGACGGGGAATTTCACCGAGCGCGATGTCTACTACCTCGGTCAGCGGGGGCTCACGGCGGGTGAGGGCTACGTCTGGGCGGTCGGAACCAGCTTCGGAACGCAGTTCTCCGGACAGGCGTCAACCCTGGACGGCGGATCGTCCGGTGATGTTCAAGCTGGGCCCTCTACGTCGGCGAGCTTCTCCGTGCAGGCCCAACCGCTCCGGCCCGGCGAAAGTCCAACGATCCGCGCGGGCTCAGAGCAGTTGCCTCCGCCCCCGACTTCAACGCCAGATCCGCGCGTCCCTTCCTCGTGGTCACTCCTTCGGATCGACCCCAAGACGAACGGATGGAAGCGGATCTCCATGGTCGAAACCCGTAACCCTGCGGGGATGGTGGCCGGAGGGGGGGCGCTGTGGGTTGCCGGAGAGGGCTTCCCCGAGGCGGGCGCCGTCTACCGCATCGACCCTGCAACGGGGCGCATCACGCAGACGATCGAGCTGCAAGGTGCGCCGACGGGGATCGCCTTCGTCGACGGCGCCGTGTGGGTTCCGGTGATGGGGAACGGCCTCGACGCGGGGTCGGTAGTGAAGATCGATCCGCGCGAGAACCGTATCGGGCAACGCGTCCGCATCCCGCGTGCCTTCATCCTGGAAGGGATCGCCGGCGCGGACCATGCCCTTTGGGTCGGAGTTGCCCTCGATGAGGGCAACGACGAAAGATCGGATGCCGTGGTGCGCATCGACACCACGTCCGGCCGGCTGGTGGACGTGATCTCGGCGCCTCAGCTCCCCGTGCACCTCGCAGTCGAGAGCGGTTCAATGTGGTTCCTTGGTCAAAATCGGGACCAGGTGTTCCGCATCGACGTCGCAACGGACCTGTTGGACGGCAGGCTGCAGGTCCAGCCGCATCCCCAGGCGATAGTGGCCGAAGGGGCACGGTTGTGGGTCCTACGAGAGCCGGATGGTTCCGTCACCCGGTTCGAGTTCTGAGGCGTCGGATCGTCGAGGCCGGTTCAGCGCCCGAGGCGCGCCTCCCCCGGAGCCGCGAGAGCCGTTCGCCTCCGGGTGCGACGCTGTGCGCCGTGGCGGAAGGCCTTCGCAGGACGAGCGGGGCGTGAGTATGCCCATTCGGACATGAACGGGAACCCGGCGCGCATGGTATTGCGTCAAAAGAAGTGACGTTCGCGCAGGAGGCGGCCATGACGGCACATCCGGATCCTCGAGAGGCGCCGCCGCGGGCGATCGCGGATCGCATCCACCGGGGCGTGCTCCTCGGGATGATCGGCGTCACGCTGCTGCTGATGCTCACCCTAGGCTCCCCCTCGCGCGGGGTCGGAGGCCGCCATGCGGAGAGCGCGGCCCAGGGTTCGGCGCCAGCCGTCGTGGCGGTGATCCCACTGGTCGGCAGGACCTCAGCGGTTCTCGTCGAGCATGAGGAAGTGTGGACGCTGAGCGCGCACGCGGCCGAGCGGATCGATCCGGAGACCAACCAAGTGGCCTTCACCATCCCGAAGCTCGACGACGCGGGTTTCGGGGGCTGGTTCGCGCTCAGCGAGGACTCGCTTTGGATCGAGGAGGAAAGCACCACGTGGAGCACCCGCAATGGGATGTTCCGGTTCGATCGCGATGCTGGCACGCTGACGGGCCGGCTGGACTTCGGGTCGGGCTACCCGCACGGATCTGTGTGGGCCGAAGGTTCGATCTGGACCGCCGCGCTCGACGGCCGCCTTCTCCGCATCGACACCTCCTCGGGAGCCCTGGCTGGGGAAGTCCGCATCGGCGCCGGGCCGCTGTGGGCGCTGGCGGCGACGAACCAGGCGATCTGGGTTACGTCGGGGCTCGAAGGCGCCGTTCTGAAGGTGGATCTCGAGAGCCACGAGATCGTCGCGAGAAGCTCGGTAGTGAATCCGATCGACGTTGCCGTGGGGGAGGGCTCGGTATGGGTGGCCTCGTCGGGGGCCATGGGGTATGACAAGTCTTGCTCCTGCGAGACCTGGGCTTCGCCTCCTGCCGTTTATCGCATCGATCCTCTCAGCGGGAAAGTGCTCGACCGCATCGAAGTGGCATCGGCGGGCCCGGTGGCGGTTGGCGCGGGGGCGGTCTGGGTTGCAGGCGGCGGGAACGGATCGGGCATGGTCAGCCGCATCGACATCTCCACCGGAACCGTTACCGACCAGATCATGGTCGGCGCGTACCTCAGCGACGTAGCCGTGGGAGAAGGCGTCGTGTGGGTGACCGACAACGGTGACGGCGTGACGTCGCAGGCCGGGAGCCTGATCCGCATCGATCCGGGCTCCGCCATCGCGTAGCCGTTCCGCAGGGGAACCGCGATCGGCGCGCATTGCTACGATACGCGCGATGCCCGATCCCGCGTCTCGAGACGAGATCAGACGACGCGTGCTCGAAGACCGGCCCTCATTCGCCGTACCTATCGATCCCCCCGGAAGCATCTCCCCGGCCCGAGACTCCGCCACCGTCATGCTCGTGCGCGATGGTGCCGGCGGGCTCGAGGTGTTCATGCTCGAGCGTCACCTCAACAGCGACTTCGTAGGCGGGGCTTATGTGTTTCCCGGAGGCACGATCGATCCGCGGGACCTCGACGCAGACGCGGCCGGCTATCTAGACGGCCCGACCGTCGCCGAAGCCGTCGAGCGCATCGACGCGCCTGAGGATCGCGCGCTCGCGTTCTATCTGTGTGCGATCCGGGAGACGTTCGAAGAGGCCGGCGTGCTGCTGGCCCGCCGTAACTCCGAAGGCGTGCGCTTCGACGATGCTGACGAGGAGAGGCGGTTCGCCGGATACCGGGACGAGCTGAACGCCCGCGGCGGATCGCTCGCGGAACTCGCGAAGCAGGAATCGCTGCGGTACTCGGGGGACCTGCTGCACTACTACGCGCGCTGGATCACGCCGGAGTTCGCGCCCAAGCGCTACGACGCTCGCTTCTTCGTGGCGACGATGCTCGAGGGGCAATCGCCGCTGCACGACGACGTCGAGACGACGGCGAGCACGTGGATCCGTCCGGCCGACGCGCTCACGCGGGCGGCCGAGGGGCTGTTCTCGATCATCTTTCCGACGCGCAAGACGCTCGAGAGTCTCGCCGGGTTCCCGACGGCCGGTGAGGTGATCGCGAGCACGCGCGGCAAAGAGATCCCCGCGCAACTCCCGAAGGTGGTGCTCGCCGACGGACAGCCGCGGGTCGTGCTCCCCGGCGACTCAACGCTGCACGAGCCGTGAGCGACGGCACCCAAACCAGCGCCGTCCGCTGGCTGTCCGAGCGGGTGCGGCTGATCCTCGCGCCGAATCCTTCCCCGATGACGCTCGAAGGCACCAACACGTACGTGATCGGGGATGCCCGTTCGGTCGTGGTCATGGACCCCGGGCCGAACCATGATGATCATTTGGCCTCGATCGAAGCCGTGGTCGCCGGCGTCGATGTTCGAGCCGTCGTCATAACCCACCGGCACATCGACCACGCCGAAGCCGCCGAGCGCGCCGCCGAGATGTTCGGGGCCGTGATCGCGAGCAACGCCGAGCCGATCCGGCCCGGTGACGTGAAGATCGCGGACGGGGAGAGGGTCGGCGGGCTGCTGACGGCGGTCGCCACGCCGGGCCATTCCAGCGACCATCTGTGCTTCGTGCTCGACAAGGAGCGGACGCTGTTCTCCGGTGACCACATCCTCGGACGGGGGACGACCGTGGTCGCGGATCCCGACGGCGACATGACGCAATACCTTGCTTCGCTCGAACGGCTCCGAGATCTGGATATCGACCGCATCTATCCGGGCCATGGGCCGGTGATCGAGCAGCCCGGCCCGGTGATCGAGGAGTACATCGCCCACCGGCTGATGCGCGAAGATCAGATTTTCGACGGTCTGGCGGCCGCGGCGGGCCCCGTCACCCCTGAGGAGCTCGTCGCGAGCATCTACACGGACGTCGACCCCGTGCTGCACCCGGTCGCCGCGATGAGCGTCCGGGCTCATCTGGCGAAACTCGCACGCGAGGGCCGGGCGGTTCAGGATAAGGAGCGATGGCGACCGAGATAGAGACCAAGACTTGCCCACGGTGCGGTTCGGGAGTGCCGACGAGCGCGCGTTTCTGCCCGACGTGCGGCCTGTCGCTCGGCGAAGCGGCGCGTGCCGAGCGTCGCGTCGTCACCGTCCTGTTCGCCGACCTGACCGGCTTCACCGAGATGAGCGAGCGGCTCGATCCTGAAGAGGTGAAGTCGATCGTCGATCGCGCCTTCGAGGGGCTCGCCGAGCTCGTCACCCTGTACGGCGGCAGTGTGGACAAGATAATCGGAGACGAGATCATGGCCGTGTTCGGCGCCCCTCAGGCGCACGAGGACGATCCCGAGCGAGCGGTGCGCTGCGCGCTCGAGATGCAGCGTAACCTCTCGACGTACTCGCATCAGCTCGAGCGGGATCGAGGCGTGAAGCTCGGCATGCGGGTCGGGGTCAACACGGGGGAGGTCGTCGCCGGGATCGTCGGCGGCGCCGATCAGTACTCGGTCATCGGCGACGCGGTGAACGCGGCGAAACGGATCGAGACCGCGGGTCGGGCGGGCGAGGTCCTGGTCGGGGAGCGCACGTATCTCGCGACCGCCGGCGCGATCGAATACCGCGCACACGAGCCGATCGTCGCCAGGGGCAAGTCAGAGCCGCTGGCCGTGTGGGAGGCCGTCACCGAACGCGCGCTCCCCGGCCAGCACGTCCACCGGCTCGAGGCACCGCTGATCGGCCGCGACGAGGAGCTGGAGATGCTCGAGGCGCTGTCGGGGATCGTTCGGCGCGATCGCCGCTCGGCGCTGGCGACCATCCTCGGCGCGGCTGGGATGGGGAAGAGCCGGCTCGCCGAAGAGTTCGCGCGCCGGCTGGAAGGGCAAGGCATCCGCGTCCTCGCCGGCCGCTCGCTCCCGTACGGTACCGCCTCGCCGTCGTTCGCCGTCGAAGAGATGATCCGCGCCGGGCTGGACATCGAGCAGGGGGAGAACCCGGATACGGCCCGGGCGCGCGCGGCAGGAACGATCGCTTCGCTCGGCCTCGTCGCCGAGACCGACCGGCTGCTCGCGCTGGCCGGGCTGAAAGATTCGGTCGGCGGCAGTGGCGGCGGCAGCGTCGGACCGACGGCGAGCCAAACGCCGAGCGCGGGCCGCGGCAACGAGTCACTGCAGTCCGCCGCGGCGCTGCTCGAGGCGCTGGCCGGGCGCGAAGAGCTGCTCGTCCTCGTGTTCCACGAGCTTCATTGGGCCGACGAGTCGCTGCTCCGCTTCGTTCAGGATCTGGTCGACGGAGGGCGCGAGGTTCCGATGCTCATCATGTGCCTCGCGCGTCCCGAGCTCGTCGAACGGTGGCCGGTGTGGACCGGACGATCGGACTCGGTCGTCCATCAGCTCGAGCCGCTGCCGCGCGATCGTGCCGCCCAGTTGCTGGACACCCTCTGCAAGGGAGGCGGGCTCCACCCGGCGATCCGCGAGTCGATCCTCGAGCGGGCAGGCGGCAACCCGTTCTTCATCGAGGAGCTCGTGCGGCTGCTGCTCGACGAGGGCGGCTTGCCGGCGACCTCCGACACCGCCGATCTCGCCGACACCGTGCCGGTCACCGTGCAGGCGCTGGTTTCGGCGCGGCTCGACACGCTCCCGCAGGACGCGAAGCGGATCGCGCAAACCGCCGCCGTCATCGGCGACGAGTTCTGGGACGGGGCCCTCGTCGGCCTCGAGCCCGATCTCGGGCCGGACGTGGTCGAGCAAGCCCTAGCGGAGCTGATCGACCGCGAGATGATCGAGCCGGCCGCGCGTTCGAGCCTTCCCAACGAACGCGCCTACCGCTTCCGGCAGGCGCTCGTCCGCGAGGTGGCCTACGGAAGCGTGCCGAAGCAGGCCCGCGCACGCCAGCACGCCGCGCTCGGCAAGTGGCTGGAGGACGTCACCTGCGAGTGTGACTTGGAGCGCGACTTCGCCGACCTCGTCGCCCATCACTACGAGCGGGCGTCGCGGCTCGCGTCGGAAGTTGGCGTCGATCTGCCGGAGGCGCGCGAGAAGGCGCGCGAGTACCTGGAGCGCGCCGGCGACCTCGCGATCTCGCTCGATGCCGCGGCGGCTGCCGCCGACTTCTTCGATCGCGCGCTCGAGTACGCGCGCGATGATGAGGACCGGCTCCATCTGCAGCTGCACCTCGGTGAAGCACTCGTTGGCTGCTGGCGGCCGATCGAGGCGGAGCGGCACCTGCGCGCCGCCTACGACCGCGCGAAGGACACCGGCAACCGCGCGGCAGAAGCGAAGGCACTTCGGCTCCTCGGCGATCTGTCGCGCATCCGCGGAGACGTCGAAGAGGG is from Actinomycetota bacterium and encodes:
- a CDS encoding adenylate/guanylate cyclase domain-containing protein, with protein sequence MATEIETKTCPRCGSGVPTSARFCPTCGLSLGEAARAERRVVTVLFADLTGFTEMSERLDPEEVKSIVDRAFEGLAELVTLYGGSVDKIIGDEIMAVFGAPQAHEDDPERAVRCALEMQRNLSTYSHQLERDRGVKLGMRVGVNTGEVVAGIVGGADQYSVIGDAVNAAKRIETAGRAGEVLVGERTYLATAGAIEYRAHEPIVARGKSEPLAVWEAVTERALPGQHVHRLEAPLIGRDEELEMLEALSGIVRRDRRSALATILGAAGMGKSRLAEEFARRLEGQGIRVLAGRSLPYGTASPSFAVEEMIRAGLDIEQGENPDTARARAAGTIASLGLVAETDRLLALAGLKDSVGGSGGGSVGPTASQTPSAGRGNESLQSAAALLEALAGREELLVLVFHELHWADESLLRFVQDLVDGGREVPMLIMCLARPELVERWPVWTGRSDSVVHQLEPLPRDRAAQLLDTLCKGGGLHPAIRESILERAGGNPFFIEELVRLLLDEGGLPATSDTADLADTVPVTVQALVSARLDTLPQDAKRIAQTAAVIGDEFWDGALVGLEPDLGPDVVEQALAELIDREMIEPAARSSLPNERAYRFRQALVREVAYGSVPKQARARQHAALGKWLEDVTCECDLERDFADLVAHHYERASRLASEVGVDLPEAREKAREYLERAGDLAISLDAAAAAADFFDRALEYARDDEDRLHLQLHLGEALVGCWRPIEAERHLRAAYDRAKDTGNRAAEAKALRLLGDLSRIRGDVEEGRALLEQALEIAREIGDRVEEAEGLRSHGLADLFQGKLESAPIWFRQALARYRDLDDRRGQAWSLVNLGWVDLLLGKLDTANASLEEALQLFGELGDAEGAGWCLGLRAWVLLFEGRLKDAADLVRQIESAIVQEQSPGRRGMGGFGWAIGRVLLAFVALDSARLAEAQDLARQGLAMFEESDAVWGLGMARFPLGVATMMRMQFDEAKEIFREGRLQAERSSDPMVKSLVAFGAALVELGKYATFKFQATGQESRWGAERYVAFVMHSDADAGVVWIDLGEAAPIDEL